CCATAATTTTTCCAAACTCAGCAAAATCAAAATTATTATTGGCTAGTTCGAAAAAGATCGTATTATTCCCAACCTTACCAGTTACATTAAATTTTGTATAACTCCCTGAGATAGCATCTAGTCTAAAAAAGACCGAAAGATCTTCATTTAAAACGATCTGAGAATCTGAAAAAGTAATATCCTTTGGGGACAAAACAACTGGGCTTTGTTCATCTAAAACGTATTTTGTCTGCTTTAATTTTGTCCCGGATAAAATATGAAAGAGCCAAGTATCTTTTATAAACTCTATCTCTAACTCTCCATTAATAAATCCCTTTAATCCATCCAGGCTATCTTTAATGGCATATAGAGCGTCGTTTGTATGAAAATCGTTGGCCTTAATATGAAATTTAAGTTGATCCAATTTATTGATATTTACTTCAATAGGTTTTGAGTTTTCAATTGACCCTTCTCCCCTTTTAAGAAATGCCTTACTGGCCGATAAATTCCCATCTTTATATCGACCTTTACTTTCAAAATAATCATAATGAAAATAACTTGATATCCCTTCCCAACTTTTAATCACGAAGTCTGCTTGGGGATCTGATACATTTCCTTTTGATGTCACTTCAAATTCAACATATCCATCAATTTTTTCGTCAAAGCCTTTTATTTCATCGATAATATCCTGAATACCTCCAGAATATTTCATTTTAAGATCGTGAGTACCATTTTTGAGATCATCAACAATTTCTCCACTCAGAGAAAGTTTATTGAGGCCGTCTTCAATCATTAAGTTCTTAATTCTCAATTTATTTGCGCTCAGCTCTGTTTGAAAATCGATACTATCTCTTTGAAGATACTTATCAATATTTGTTTCACCACTTCGAACACTATTGATCTTCCCATTCACCTCTATACTTTTAGAAAAGTCAGATAGTTCGATATTATCGATATAAATGATCGCATCATTTATAAATACTGACGTTTTATTTACATACACTCGAGAAACTTTAACAGGTAGTTTCGTATCAATTGCTTGTCGTATTTCTTGAAATATATTTTTTAACTTGAAGTCTTCTCTTTTGCTTGATTCCTTTGACTCAGGAATACTTCCATATATTTCTGCACCATAGATATCAAAAGAACTAATAGATAACTCTTTCTTGAAGAAATCTAAAATACCAAATTTGAGTGCTACTTCTTTTGATTGAAAATCTATCCAGCCATCATTTAGTTTCTTCTTAACTTTTATATCTTTTAAAATTGTAGCTGGAGGAAAGAAACCAACTCCAATTTGTTTAAACTCTAAACTCAAGTCGGCTTTATCTTGAGCAATCTTTTGGACCTGCTTAGATAAATATTCCCCTACCATCTCACTTTGCAACAAAGATCGTGCTCCATAAATAGTTATGGATATTAGCAAAACAAATATTAATAAAAATGTATTTACTTTACCTAATCTCATTTAACCTCTGCTTCACTAGTCGATAGTTTTTGTCGACAGCAAAGACTCTTGCATAGTATTTCATGGCCTCTAATTTTCTACCTATTTTTCTATAACACTCTCCAACGATGTAGTAAAAATCTATTCGTTCATCTTCTGTAAAAGGGATTTCATCAATTGCGGCTTCCGCTCTATTTAACGCTTTATAATATTCCTTATCTTGAAACAAAGCATTCACTATTAGATATTCTCTTTTTACAATTTCTTTTAAGTCTTCTGTCTCACTCAAAGATTCAATCATACTTACAACAACAGTTGGAAGTTCCATCATCAAAAGAGCAATAGATAGATCATAGTATTGTTCATCGAGTTCTTCTTTGGACGAGTTCTCAATAAGCTTTTTAACATATGACTCTATTTCACTTGTTTTCTCTTCAGGCTCTTCTGAATACTTATTAATTATCTTCGTAAAATCTGTAGTTACGTCTCTATTAATCGCTAGCGCTTTAGAACCCTTCTTTCTCAGTTTCTCATCTTCAAAATCACTAATTAGAGTACTGTCACTTCCCCTGGCCTTTAGTTCATTAATTAGTTCTTCTGCTTTTTCTTCCTCACCCATTTGAATGAGAAAATTTATTCTATTTTCAATCTCTTGCTCTTCTGTCAAAACATCTATCGCAAAGAGATCAGTTCCAAGATCAATCTCATCTCGATAATCAAATTCTTCAAAATTTCGAACTTCCATATCCATTGCAAGAAGTTCATCTTTTTGATTCTCTGTTAATAAATCAGAAAAATATTTTTCACTTAAAACTTTGATTAAAAGGTCACACAGCTGTCTTCTTTTTAATTCAAATGACTTTTTCAAAAGAAAAAAGAGTGTCTCCTTTTCCTTAGGTTCATGAATTAAAATCTGTAAGCATGATGAAAAGAATTCTTCATCTTCTAGGCCTAGGTTTAGAGCGAGCTTTTTATATTCATATTTTTTTAACCATTCTTTTTTATGATTTGATAGTTCAAGCTCACTCATAAAAATTTTGTATTCGTTTTCAGAGCTTATAAGATTAAAAACACTTGTTTCGCCCTTCTCTATCATCACTCTAAATTTCGCTCTAATCAGCTTTGAGCGAGGCACATTGATATCATTCATCTCTTCTATAAAAGACATGGCCTGATCAAAAAGTTTTTCATCTAAGAGTTTATTTAACATCTTGGAAGCCAACTTCTTTGCTTCAGCGATTTCACCTATCAAAATATAAGACTTAAAAATTTTATAAGTTACTGAGAAGCGAAGATCTCTTACAAGATTCTCCTCATAGAATTTAACAATGTTTAAGGCATCATCTGCAACAATTAAAGTCTCAATACAAGCTTCAACAGTCGACCTAATGTTAAGCTCTAATTTCTTTTTTATATGAATGGATAAATTAAAGAATTCGATTTTTTCTTTAGAGGTGAAATGTTCAATTTCTTTTTCAATACTTTTCAAGCATGCAAAAGCATCATGGATTTTTCCACTCGAATATAGCATTTGCAATTTTGAAAGAACCAAAGGGCCTCCTAAAAAAAGTAAATATTAGAGTTAGAAACTCAAGTTTAAACTTGAGTTCTAACTCCTTTATTTTACTTCATTTTAAGAGCAAGAAAGTTTGTAGCGTAATTATTTCCCCTGAAGTCAGGGTCATCAATTATCGATAAATGTAGATCTTTATTTGTCTTAATTCCATCAATGAATGTTTCATTAAGAGCACGTCTCATTCTATCTAAACACTCATCTCTGTTACGAGCTGTAACGATAACTTTTGCAATCATCGAATCATAAAATGGTGGTACCTTGTAACCAGAGTAGATGAAATCATCAACTCTAACTCCAATACCAGCTGGGCGGTGATAATAGATAATCTCACCTGGAGATGGCATGGAAGTAACAGGATCTTCAGCATTAATACGGCATTCAATAGAGTGTCCAGAGAACTTAATGTCTTCTTGTTTAAACTCTAGTACTTCATTTTCAGCTGAACGAATTTGTTGAGCAATTAAGTCAACACCTGTTCTTTGTTCAGTTACAGGGTGTTCTACCTGAATTCTTGTGTTCATTTCCATGAAGTAGAATTTTTGCTCGTCTTGATCGTAAAGATATTCAACCGTTCCAACAGAGTCATAACCAACGTGCTTTGCTAGATCAACAGCAGATTGGCAAATTTCTTGACGCTTTTGTTCTGTTAAAACAGGACAAGGCGACTCTTCAACAACTTTTTGAAATCTTCTCTGAACAGTACAATCTCTTTCACCAAGGTGAATCACATTGCCATGCTTATCTGCAAGAATCTGAACTTCAACGTGTCTTGGGTTTGTAATGAATTTTTCTACAAATAATGTATCATCACCAAATCCAGCTTTCGCTTCCGTCTTCAGTCTTGTAATAGCAGGTAGAAGATTTTTTGGGTCGTCGATCATTTGCATCCCGCGTCCACCACCTCCGGCAGATGCTTTGATAAGAACAGGGTAGCCCATTCTCTCTACATCAGCGACGATATCAGAGTCAGTTCTTCCATTCACCTTAATTGGCTTTAGAATTGGAATACCTGCGGCTTCAGCAAGCTCTTTTGAAAGAATCTTACTTCCCATTTTGTCGATACATTCAACATTTGGTCCAATAAACTCAATACCCCATTTAGCACAAAGTTCAGCAAATTCTTTATTCTCTGAAAGAAAACCAAACCCTGGGTGAATTGCTTCAGCACCAGTGATCTCTGCTGCAGAAAGAATTGCTGGAATATTAAGATATGAAAGAGCTGACTTTGCAGGACCAATACAGACCGACTCATCAGCAAGCTTTACGTGAAGCGAGTTTTCATCAGCTGTCGAATGAACACAAACTGTTTCAATACCAAGCTCTTTACACGTTCTAAGAATACGAACCGCAATTTCTCCACGGTTCGCAATTAAGATTTTTTTAAATTTCATGACGACCTCTAAATTAAGGTTTGATTTTGAAAAGAACTTGTCCAAACTCAACGTATGTTTCGTTCTCTACACAAACCTCAACAATCTCACCAGAAACATCTGACTCAATTTCATTCATGATCTTCATGGCTTCAACAATACACATGACTTTACCACTTGAAACTCTATCTCCAACTTTTGCATATACGTCAGCATCAGGAGATGGTGATGCATAAAAAGTTCCAACAAAAGGAGAAGTAATTTCAAGAAGACCAGAGTCAGCAGAAGTCGCTGCCTTAGACTGTGGGGCTACCTGAGGAGCCGCAGCGGCTGCAACGATTGGAGCAACAGGAGCAACAGTTCCAGCGGTTGGAAATTCAACAGAAAATTTTTCTTTACCTGCTTCATATTCAAGTGAGCTAGCACCTGCTTCTTTTGCGATTTCAATAAATTCTTTTAGCTTTTCAAAATCCATGACTGCCTCGATTGCTATCTATTAGCTTTTAACACGCTCTACGTATTCACCTGTACGTGTATCAATTTTTAATAATTCACCTTCGTTGATGAAAAGTGGTACGTTTACCTGAAGCCCAGTTTCCATAATGGCCTTTTTCAGTCCACCTTGTGCAGTGTCACCTTTAAGTCCAGGGTCTGTTTGTGTAACTTTCAGCTCAACGAAGTTTGGAAGTTCAATAGAAATTGGATTTCCTTTATAGTAAAGAACATACAATTTAATCCCTTCTTGAAGGTAATTAACTGCATCCCCACATTGTTCAGTTGTAACGTGAATTGTTTCGTAAGTAGACTGGTCCATGAAGTTAAATCCGTCAGTATCTCCATACATATACTCAACTTCTTTTTCATCTAGATCTGGCTTCATTACACCTGTTGAAACACCAGACTTATAAGTTCTTTCTAAAACGTTTCCGTTTTCAAGGTTTTTAAGTTTAACTTTATAGAAAGCAGAACCTTTTCCAGGGTTTGTGAAGTCACATTTAACGATAAGATATGGCTTATCATCAACTTCTACTTTAAGACCTTTTCTAAAATCTGTAGTTTGAAATTCCATTATTAATTTCCTTTATTTAACTGAGTTAAAATTCCGAATAAATAAGCATTTTTTCCTAGGCCCTCCATTATGATTGTGGAGGCTTTGGCCGTCAACTTGACCTGTCTAAAGGTCTCTCTCTGATGAGTGTTACTTAAATGAACTTCAACAATTGGTATTGATAACATTTTCAGTGCATCCAAGATTGCGACACTCGTATGAGAATACGCGGCAGGATTAATAATTAAAGCTGAAAAGTCAGATTCCACTAATCCCTGTATTTTATCTATTATTTCGGTTTCTGAATTTGACTGAAACCAGTTGATTTGAACACTGTGTCCCATCTTTGAAAGTGTAGATTCTGTATAGTCTTGAATATCGTTTAAAGAGTCATTTCCATAGATAGAAGCTTCTCTTTTTCCCAACATATTTAAATTAGGTCCATTAATGACCATAAATTTCATTGCCATCAGGCACTCCACTTTTTCACGGTGCACCAAATAATTAGCAAGTGTAATAAATGTTGTAAAGAAAAGAGCTAGCGAGGATTAGCTACATTAGCAGCTCTCGATTTGATCAATTCGTGAAATCTCCAAAGCCTACCTTCAAGCTCTACAAGTCTCTCTCGGCTTTCGTCTGATTCTAAAGACTTAGGTTCTTCGACAATTTCAGCTTTTTCCACTTCGCGCGGAGCAACATTATCGATATGGTACTTCTGCTCATCGACCTCTTTAAACTTCGAGGCCAAAATACTCATTAAATTCTGTCTTCCAGCTTCCTCAGTTTCTTCAATTCTCTTGGCCGTCTGCTCTACAAATTGAACTTCTTCCTGTTCTTTAGCTGCCTGCTCAATCTCTTGCTTGAATTCAAATGTATGCTCAGCGAGTGATTTCGATTTATTTTTCGATGGTTTCAACAATTCCATCTCAAGTTCATTTAGCCTTTTGATTGCCGCTTGATCTTTAGGATTCAATTCAATGATTTTCTCTAAAATAGAAACGGCTTTGTCTGTATGACCCTGAGAACAATAAAGATCGACTAGAGTTTGTGTATAAACTGAACCTGTATCTTCTTCACCATCTTGATCTATTAATTCTGTAGCAAATTCAATCGGCTCTTCTTCAACGACTTCGTCTAAATCTACTTCTTTCTCAACTGACCAAGAATCAATATCAGTTTCAGAAGAATTCTCCGTTTCATCACCTTCTGGATTAAATTTAACTTCTACCCACTCATCAAATGAATCAGCTCCAGCATCAATTTTCTCAACATTAAAGAAGTTGCTTTTATCTTCTGCTGGCTGCTCAGTGATGATGTAATCAAAGTTCCCACCAGGTGATGGGTAAAGGCTATCTTCTAACTCTTTTACCTTCTCTGCAAAGTATTCATTTTTAGGGTTCATAAAAAGAAGAAGCTTGAATGT
This region of Halobacteriovorax sp. GB3 genomic DNA includes:
- the accB gene encoding acetyl-CoA carboxylase biotin carboxyl carrier protein; translation: MDFEKLKEFIEIAKEAGASSLEYEAGKEKFSVEFPTAGTVAPVAPIVAAAAAPQVAPQSKAATSADSGLLEITSPFVGTFYASPSPDADVYAKVGDRVSSGKVMCIVEAMKIMNEIESDVSGEIVEVCVENETYVEFGQVLFKIKP
- a CDS encoding type II 3-dehydroquinate dehydratase, whose product is MAMKFMVINGPNLNMLGKREASIYGNDSLNDIQDYTESTLSKMGHSVQINWFQSNSETEIIDKIQGLVESDFSALIINPAAYSHTSVAILDALKMLSIPIVEVHLSNTHQRETFRQVKLTAKASTIIMEGLGKNAYLFGILTQLNKGN
- the efp gene encoding elongation factor P, yielding MEFQTTDFRKGLKVEVDDKPYLIVKCDFTNPGKGSAFYKVKLKNLENGNVLERTYKSGVSTGVMKPDLDEKEVEYMYGDTDGFNFMDQSTYETIHVTTEQCGDAVNYLQEGIKLYVLYYKGNPISIELPNFVELKVTQTDPGLKGDTAQGGLKKAIMETGLQVNVPLFINEGELLKIDTRTGEYVERVKS
- the accC gene encoding acetyl-CoA carboxylase biotin carboxylase subunit, with the protein product MKFKKILIANRGEIAVRILRTCKELGIETVCVHSTADENSLHVKLADESVCIGPAKSALSYLNIPAILSAAEITGAEAIHPGFGFLSENKEFAELCAKWGIEFIGPNVECIDKMGSKILSKELAEAAGIPILKPIKVNGRTDSDIVADVERMGYPVLIKASAGGGGRGMQMIDDPKNLLPAITRLKTEAKAGFGDDTLFVEKFITNPRHVEVQILADKHGNVIHLGERDCTVQRRFQKVVEESPCPVLTEQKRQEICQSAVDLAKHVGYDSVGTVEYLYDQDEQKFYFMEMNTRIQVEHPVTEQRTGVDLIAQQIRSAENEVLEFKQEDIKFSGHSIECRINAEDPVTSMPSPGEIIYYHRPAGIGVRVDDFIYSGYKVPPFYDSMIAKVIVTARNRDECLDRMRRALNETFIDGIKTNKDLHLSIIDDPDFRGNNYATNFLALKMK